TGCCAAGAAATCGGCGTGTAACGAAAAAGTGCTGTGGCCACACGGTTACGGATCTCCAGTGACTCATGATCAGCCAATCTTTCGGCTTTCCGTGTAACTTTTAACGGTCCACTTCGATTAGGTCCAGTACGAAACGATTCCTAAAGAGGTTGTCGAAGAGGAAAGTACATATCTTGAAACACgagtttatattacaaaaactggCATCCTTAGTCCTTCCATCTTCTCAACACAATTTAGTGTAAACTGACAAAATTGGAAGATATTCTAAACAATTAAAGTGGCGTTGTTTTTGATTATCAAAGAGCGAAATTTCTACACCAGAGTTACCATAACGTCTACTTTATTCGTTTTAGGTAGAATAAATTATAGACGAAGTAGAAATTTGGGCAATCTTGAAGGTACTGGAAACCACATCTGCTTCCGATGAGCACTAGATGTTAAAACGTGAGATCGAGTGTTAATCAAATATTGAGATGAGCTTTGACACGGAATTTTCCATtccattaaaaattctttattccataaaaaataaatgttataatcttAGGTGTAAACCATAACCATTTCCAGCAACACTGATCTTCAGACGGCAGCAGAGatttctcaaaactcaaaaaGGATAATTTAATTGAAGGTCGTACGTAATATTCATGTTCAACTGAAATTACGCTAAACAATGAAACTTTAACCACAAACAAAGTAACAATCAAgactaaattttaaacagttaccATTATCTAAACAGCCACACCAATTAAATATGTAGCAACAAAACGTCTTAATCAGAAGACCTGACGTGAACTAGTTGCCTACTGCTACGTATTCTTTGAACTCTTTCTAGTTAACCTGTTAACACCCCAGTGTAACCACATGGACGGACTCATGGAAATGTTGAGTTCTCGCATAGACAAAGTTCATTTCTCACTTTAATGTGTGGGCTGATACAAGTTACGCATCGAGTactttgattattaaatttactcAAAAGTATAAGAACAACTAAATACCCAACACGATTAATTGACTAAACCAAGCAAAAAACACTTTCCATTGCCGAGTTTGCTAAACGTATTCCAGTGAACACACACCGTCTTATGTGGTAAATTTTCCACAGTAGTTTAAAATCTTCTGTGTCAACAGGATCGTCATTGAACACAATAATTCCCACAACGGCGAGACATCCCGGTCGTCCCTGAGACGATAATAGTCGTTGGAAGAAGTCACCATCTCCTAATCTTCGTTCCGATACGCCAAGAACACGTGAGCTCCTACACGGATATAATCGGAAATCATTATTTCACGGGAACAATAGCCGCGAGCACTCGAGATACTAAAAGGTGCCGAAAGGCAAAACTGCATTTTGTTTTAGAAATCTGAAGACCAATGAAAGCCAGCTTTACCAAAGTGTAAATTTGTAAGTGTGCTATTTTCTCCGTAAAATTTCGACTGTTTTAAACCAGTTTCTTACCGAGCATCAATACACAATATAAAACGATCCTTGAAAAACAAGCGTATAAATGCGTTACACAGATCTCATAACGTGTCATCGAGTTATATTATTGCCATTATTATACATTTAGGGTCTATCAAAACCCAGGCGACAAACATACAGTGTAGCCTACAACTAATTCCAGAGGTGAAGAGACTTTTCTGCACACACTTCATAGACAAAAGCATACCTAAAAAGCAAGGTACTCAAATTTTTCATActacaaataactttttatgcGTCACAGTTTCGCTTTCGAATAAAGTTAAATGATTAGAAGTCCCGGGCTGAAAcgtaaatattgcattttaaacgGCTTAGGTTTGCACCATCCAACTTGTATGCATTTATATAGAGTTACAAGACAGTTTTAAGTGTTTGAATGTGTTGATTTTTGCATCCACAATGGTAACctacaacaaaatttaacaaaaagtgtgtactaaaacaaaaatggaaaatctACCCCTACAAGCCAACGCTACAGAAAACGGGATTGGCTGTGGTGAAGGAATCATTACGTGATGAGTACAGAAATAGCAATGGCACAGCTCACAAAAATACGACACCGAGAAGGAAGGTGCAAGTGACGGTGAAGACCAGAGCTGACAACGACCTTGAATAGGATCCGAGGATTGTGTTGCAAGCCGTGACATTAGCAGCACAACATGGCGGAATGGTACAGCCTCCCTAGCCTACTCGGGAGACGTAGACAGGCAGGCAGGACCGATATGTCAAGGTGTTCTTAGAAACCGAACATTTATCATGTTTAATAAAGCTGATCAGTATCGGCCACCTGTGGACGAACTACACCAACTCGCATTCTTCAACTTGgtatgggtatatatatatatatatatatatatatatatatatatatatatattgatatgatATGATTATATAtcaatgcatatatatatatatattatatatatatatatatatatataatcaattttgaATGGGAATCTAGAAGATATCTcattgtaattttgattttatccaTTTAGATGTTgatggtaaaatattatataatactacatATCTTATTCTCAAAATaagctatatttaaaattactttacaattaaaatgccattatttggttggtaaaataaaataaatcttcgtttttaaaatatatatattttaaataatttttatccccataacaaaaattttaaaaacttgtattctttattattggtcataaagttataaaagatgttttatttgaaaGATATAAACATAAGCAACAAAGCACATTTTATTTAGACTAAGAACTTACTTATAAGCacttcatcatttaaatactCAAACATTATAGAACTTATAGCAAACACTAAAAAGTATTTGGATgtgtattgattttatatttaaaatgagacatttctaATAGAACTCTATGAAATAAACGTgttatattaaaagtgttttgaggtttaaaattgttcttggggggggggggtgttgttCATTACAGCCACTTTTAACAttcataagttataatattaatctcatgagagtatttttttttttttagtttaaatcagctgattttaataaactttaacagCCATTTACACCACTGACCAACTTAATATCACCTGGCTCTGGTTCAATGAAGTCTACTACTTTTACTACTTACTATCTTCTCTGTATCTGTACATTCAAAATCCAGTTGTGGATTTTGAACAGTTCTCTTACAAgcataaacaaaatttctttgaaataaactttgttgtatttaataatgtggtaataacaaattttattcatcCACAGATCTGCACATCTTTGCTTatgaatgtattaaatatttatatgaatatgtatttatattgaatggaattcttttatttttatcatattcacTAAATCAGTTGCACTTTCTTTATATTTACTAGGAATTAGACATTTGTAAGGCTATttcaagtaaacaattaaaacttcATCAGTGTTCTATTTTAGTATTTTCTTCTTCAAACAAtcattttaacacattaatataggcacgaataaacaatataacacagAATAACTACAATCACTCTTGTACATTAGTGATCTACTTCCGGAGACTTTTCTCGTCACAACTACCTAACATTCTTAACCATTCAAATCGAATTAAGGGGATTGTATTAAATGATGTCTCGGAACAAACATAGAAAAATTTAACAAGAAAGCATGATCCAATTACTActtcaaaaatgaaaatgtacaagTTTCTAACTAACTACGCTATCTATGAACGTTGTATAGCAAAATTAAAGTGATTTTGTCTTCACATAAGAAATAGAAACAGCttttatacatgaaaaatatattaagacaGCCTTTCCAAGTTGTGAAAGCACATTTGAAAATATCATGGAATTTAAAATGGTTGTTCCACAATAGCCAAACGAAAACcatatattgtgtaatttattttgaacaaatcgTAACACAACAGTTGCATAACTCCTTTTAAATGAACTATAatgtgaaaaatagtaataaaccaTGAATAGTATGACCTCTCACAtttttaatgcataatttatttataaaacaacaaaacatatttaaatttttccaaaagaCACAAACACACAGAGTACCAACTCCTAATGAGCTCGTATGACTAGACTGAAGGCTCAAGGTGGGTGTGAGGGCCTTAGGTCACACACTCAGACCTTGATCCATTCACTATGACACTCACCTCACCGTTACTTTTGGCTCAGCACTCCACATATCTACACCTACTCCTTGACATAATTTAACTTCCACTCAAAGATCATTAGAATTACATGAGATTGGCTGAATTATACGATGAAATCCAAACTCCAatactaataatttcaaataataaaattactcctCAGCTTAACTATATCTAAATATTCCATTGAaagaggagctcttcttattagAAAACAAACTATTGCTGTAAAAGAAATAcacaattttccaataattttaaatttatttcacaaggCCTTTCGACATTCAAGATGCGTGAATTCAAACAGTTGGAAACAGTACaagtatatttacaatttaaaaacaataccagctgaataaaactcaataaaatgtttgtaccATTAAAAGTATAATGCATATTACAGTTaataaagaatgtattaatattttaaagaaaatgtgaaTTCTGAATCAGTCctaaatcattgtttaatactttgtcacagtttttttataattttaatatataagcaTACAGTTCTTAattataaactgattttaataactttaagtttttaaagatgTGATTGAATTCTAATGCATGattggcaatagctgatttttgaGAATgtccttatttttataatatcttcatGTTCTTTCAatcctttttttaatagttctttttgtCTGTCCAATAAAAAACTCATACCCTTCAATCTCACAAATACTTCTTTGCTTATGTACAgttaaattacagaaatattaataCCTACAACATGTGCCACCATCAAATCCTAATAACGTGAAATCTAACAGATTTTATTACCTTTTGAGAGTCAGTTAGATAAATATTAAGTGTTAAGATAACATAAACTATTAATGCCTATAACAATTAATTCTAGAACTGGCAATCAATTTAATCGAATCAATTTATGGGTGGCAACTGAGATTATAATGTCAATCTGACACgcacatgtttttatatttaatatagtacagaaatcaacactaccaccactttttatatatatatatatatatatatatatatatatatatatatatatatatatatatatatatgagtaatatatGGGTTATGGTGAAATTTTTTTGCTGTTTTGACAACAATTATGTCACAGTGATTACATAAAACTTGCCAGAATGATCGTCTTCATCTagctattttgaaaattagtggTATATCATGGATAtggtttattatgttggtttatGGCTTGTTACAgctttgttttaagttaaattacgGTATATCttggaaatatttagtgtaaaaattatatttttgttgtttatttttgaaaataaaacctatactaaacaaacaaatttagGTATGTCccatcactttaaaaaaaattagagattggtttttatttatttattgttatgtagtGCAAATAGttgtctaaatatttgtatattttggaaaaatttaatgtaagaatgttttttttttgtaaattattgaaaataatcgTATCCATAGCAACAAATTTAGCCTCTTGTGTgctatttgtggtttttacaatatgtataattttttttcaagagaacctggataccattataaaatattgtctgaatctaaataaaatgaagaataaattggctaTCTCAGAATCTAATATTGAACAAATTGGCTACCtcaaaatctaatatttataatattatcatactTCACAGGGAAAATCCCACTACTTAAAAAAATGCAGTAATGTTTTGTATGGTATATGCATAACGTTTTTACcccattattatattaaaatttttctgaaaaaaaaaatgtatttcatatataggtttatagtaaaaatgtattttatatgtttaaagtacaagtaagaaacactaaaaaatggCCAGCCATCTGGGGAAAGCATGACTGCCAGTTCGATGGTTAATTATTCAAGTTCATGTATATATGATATACCAAATGATAAAGAGTCCTGTCTTGAGATGTATGGGATTATACTGATATTCTAAAACTGGTAAGCAATAAAGCTTGAGAGAAGTGTTGAGTAGTTTCCTCCATAAAACAGTAGAACAAATTGTTTACACAAATATAAGGTTTACAAAAAGGGATTAGAGAGACATACTCAAACTACACAACTATCAGAAATAATACAGATAGGCTTAAGAAATATTGAACTTCTTGTTTACaagaaatttcttttctttatggtTTTACACCCAAATTACACTACTGATGACaggcaaataattaatttcctGAACGATGTTAAGAGAAAGACTACATTATGTTCAGGCCAAGGCATTTGGTATTACATCACAtggtattttactttattttgctATAATAGGTTTGACCATATCAGAGTTACTTTAGATTTTATCTTGAATGTATAAATAGTTGGTTAAtggtatttttctattttaaaactcatataacaaattttagttgctcatatttactttttagaaCAGCCTTGTTTGTACTTGTGTGTTTATATATGAATTATCTTCCTTTTAAAGTGGGCTCTAATGATGCTCAAAGTTATCTGTTTGCATATGAATACTAATGGTTTGACTATATGTGATATATAGTTATGATCAGGCAATTTCTATTTTAGGCAATGACACTAATCTGACAGCAATTATAGTAGCAGTAGTGGAGTGGTAATGTAGGCCACTATTCATCATGATCTTTCAATTTATGTTCACACAGTATTATTTTAGACTATAAAAACTGAAAGAACTTTAGGTTTTAGTTAACCTACAATAAAAGAAATAGGTTTAAGAATTGTTCAATGTTTATGGCTATATAACACTTGATATCACTTTTATCTTGTGATGAACAAAAGCAATTGTaacggtaaaaaatatttttctttatatacgTTTAAACATAAAACCTGCCAATGTTTAAGCATGATctctaaatatatttactatttatattaaatcactTTTAACTAAGAATACAATATACTTTTGATATaccaatatatttaatacaattttttaatttggtaaaatagTAGTTTGAAAGTTAATTAACTTATAGGTCTGAATGTTCATAGATAAATCACTGTCAAgaacacaaattttataacacttttcattcaattaaaatcTTTATGCATTCTGTTTTTGGAAACAAACTAACACATATAAGTTTTGTCCTGAATCCAAAACTTATGTGGTGGTACAATGTATGTGGCTGattagttttcaattaaaaaccattaaagaTGAGTATCATCATCCAAGAAAACCTGTACCCAAAATTCAATACAACGATAATAAttcttaaagttatttattctttccactttttttttttttttttttttttttttttttttttttttaatttttgtagcaCTTTAATCTAAGAAGAAAATATGACCctaaaatatgtactttaaatttagttacagCTTTCACTTACAcaaaactactaaataaattaatataaaaattaaacagtagtGTGTACATATCCACATATTTTATTCGGGCTAAATATAATCTAAATGAAACCATATTGTTGGTTTGTATTATTGataaaaactgcatttttattcaaagttaaaaatatattatatatatatatatatatattatatatatatatatatattaatatatatatatatatatatatatatatattaactgattgttaatgtatatatatatatatatatatatattagaataataaattgtaaactaaaacccttttaaaattctaacataaagatagccctataatgtggagtccataacattatatatatacacgaaCATCTATATGGCcacattttaaacataacttGTAATGGTGGTTTTaaggaaaagtttattttttaactaaaaatatagtttaatgatatttttcatgACATGTTGACAagctaaaaagaataaaatactgGATAACTTTTACTACCTTAAGATGTTACAAGGTGTGTTCAAATAAACTATGAATTtccaataaaagaataaaaataaatattattttaagtattacaaattatCTTTCCATAACCCGCCTacttatttagataaaataataaaatcaaacaatccTGAGAATAAACTTGTACCATATACAACAAGTTAATGACTAATTTGTAGCCCATATGTCTTTTAATCAGTTAAAAGCAGTCAACCGAGTGGagagaagttttatttaaatagttttttggaAGGAGTAACTTTGATATCTTCTAGGGAGAAACACTGACACCTTCAAGTCCTTTTCATCTAGTAAATTCATCTTAAATCTTTACTCACAAAACATTATCCTGCCATACCTGTGCTCTTTTTTAACTGAGTGTTTTACACATGTATATTAAATCAGCATGAACACATACTTATCACAGAGATTACAAACTACTACAGTACTCAAATTTCTGTAAgaggtaataaattaaatgtcattGGTAGATTATGTTATCACAGTAgggtttatatacatttttagagtgTAATGATGCCTGACAAGACATAATAAAACATCAGAAATAAGAAAATCtctttaagatttttttttaaagcagagATTAAGATttacaatacacaaaataatgCAAAATCATAAAATCAATAGATAGTAGACACGAACACTAACTACTAAGCCTACATATAAAACAcactacaaaaataaacaactattttattttaaaaaatcgtgACTAATTGAGCATTTTTATTCCACcaactaaacataaaacataaattatattaaaattctactggtctaaaaatattaatattgtgtcAGTAATGCATATTAATATTACTACCACAATAATCAATCGACAACAATGTTCTAAAAgttaataaatgcaataaatttacagttggtatttatttagtttagcaTCAAACCTAAGGTCATTGCTCAATGAAGGAATagagagacagagacagagagtaaaatatactataaagaaATTCCACCAAAAAGGCTCTTTCTTGAGgataaattatgattaatacGCATCAATGAAACTAAACAGTATAATAATTTGTGCCGAAATCATGATACTCTACACTATTGCTCCTTTTGTACGCTAACAACTGTAGAGCCAAACAAATCTTTGATATCTTCAAAGAAGGAAGTGGAATAGTGACTTTCCTAAAATCCAAGACAAGTAAGAATAAAGATCAGTCACACTGACAAATTACTTGGTAATAATACAGAACTAGAAAATCCCTCAAGAAATTAATATCTACCTGCAGGCTGACCACACAAAAGCAGACAAATGACTACACAAGATCAAGAATATCCGTATTACCCCCAACAACAATGACAGCTGCAATTGAATCACTGTAATGAAATAGAGCTGATGACGTCTTAACAAAAAGATTTTCAGAAAACATAAATCTATGACTTTTGCCTTAAGGAAAATAAGTAAGAAAACTGCTGGCACAATTGAAGCTGGCAAATTAGCAGCAGGTATTAAGCTAGATTATAGCTAGGTTGTTGACTGTTGGCCTTATCCTCACTAAATTATAATCCCTTGATATTATGGTGAATGAAGCGGAGTGGTTTTGCGCTCTATTGTGTAACTGATATCAAGTTACATATGTGAAGGTTGTGTCATGAAAATGGTACTAACAAAGAGGTACCTACAACACTCATGTTAGTGATAAGATGTATAAGAATCTGTTATGGCAGGGTTCTCAACCTTTCAGGCTTTGTGCCTCCCTTAGTACATTGAAATTTGATTACGCCTCCCCTCTACCATATTTGTAGGCTAGGATAGATTTTAGATTTGcaggttttaaagttaaatatttgatacattacaaatttaatattaactcaAATACCTTTTGGATAGTCCTTCCCTATAATTACTGGCAGCtagtaagtttttttttgtaacaaaacaatgATAACAgaacaacacatttttaaataaaacctacaaaaggtacattcttgaagctcttttctaattggaaattatatattaatttaaacaaactctccaataatataagtttttatttttatgaggcctttcgtactcaatgagaacatctttgGACCCACAtcactgaataaaagtaataataataataataacataaacaattttgtactaaataaaaacatatgtcattaaaaatacaaagagataatattctatgacaggacagtatgttatatgtatatatataaaaaataaagttgatatttagttagatcaaatcaaatcaaaattcatcgttactttattttattttactaacactATTAAATCAGTCACTTTGTAACTTAGTGAGAACATTAGCATTGTTTAtctttttacaagtttttaaatatctgaTTTTAGCCATGACAAAGTACATTGCAGGTTACTTTCGACGTCCAGTTTTGCTAGATATTTTGACATTAGATTAACCAATTTTGAAAATCAAGACTCACATATGTGTGTGAATGTAAATTGTACTAATAACTTTGCAGCTTTCAAAGCAACTTGTAGGTAAACAGGAAGATGActcaaccaaaacattttatgataCTTGTCTGTTCCTCGAATATGGTCAGAAAATCCACACCCGCATTTGATTTTAAATGGATCTTAAATGGATCTTTTCCACTTAAATTACCAGCTCTCTGTCCTCACAGTctgtaaaatactgtccaatttaattttcaagttatacCAAATGCTGTGATACAAGGTTTTTAAACTCACTTATCAAATGCAGCGGTACATGTATCTTCAACAGCTTTCTTGTTTTCCATTCGAAAACTTTCAGTACAATAAAGTTTCAAACGTCAAGGCCGCATGGCATCATTACTCAGAATTCACATAATAAACTAAATGACAGGTGAGCATTATGAGAATCGCTAGCAAGCCATGATCCCTCACCATCATCCTATTATTCTAATACACTGACGCGTTCCCTGAAAATCTTCTATGCTTCACCAGGGAAGTGGATGCAGGTTGAGAACTGCTGTGTTACAGGATCTTTTCATTCTTACCAAATATGATCTACCAACACAAAATAACTACACACTGTCATTTACACTTAAATTGGAAATTTTCAAAGGAAATGAGCTAGcccaatatttttctaaaaaaagccTTAgcctatttaaagtttttttaaatttatctcaatactaaaaaaaatttaaatttctaaacattattggactttatatatgtttattggtAACACAGaagtataaatatttgatttggcTGAAGTGCTAGGGGTGGTATTACGATACAATAGAACAAGGTAGGCAGTTGgaaaagattttggaaaaattatGAATCTTTGTATATCCAATGTCTCTAGAATTTTAACAATAAGGACCCAGTAAAAAGTGTTCATCACTGCCTTTTCAAGTCTTATGTGTCTTATTTGATAACCTTTCTGAGAAGACGCAACCACTAATATCAACAAACTGGCAATTTAATCTACTCAATGGATAATTTTGTTACACTACAACGTTATTTATTTTGCTCAGATTTTCTCTATACTACTTTGCACTATTGCATTTCTTATGCAAATTAAAGAATATGTTAACTTTGAATTAGCTCTGAGGTCTCAGTTGATTTTCAATTGTAATGTAATTGTGTTCACATatctacaataaatattgtttttctttgtaGTAGTATCTCTAATAAAGAAAGAATTGATTTAATTGCATTACTAAACTGCTTTTTGGGGACAGAAAATGCCTTATGTAACTTCTTACCCATTTTCTGACTACACTTTTAAACCCTTAAAAATATCCAATTACAATTCCAAAATATAgatttcttcttttaaatattctaaaaattaattctttatgtGAGATTTTGACAGTTCAATATCACCTTCAAAACTTTCTATCCATTATTTTGTGCATAGTTATAAGACATCTCCACTGCATCACACGTTGATTTGAAATTTGGGCAAATAGTCTCTTAACATGTTAACCCTGTGATAATAAAGAGCCTTCAATGCAAATGATCCACACAGAATCATACTCCCTGAGAGTTAATATACATCAAACAAAACACCATGCATTAAACTGAGCAGTACAGCACTCACCATTTCTTTCCTTAAAATTGCCAATTGAGTATCCAGTGTAGTCATTTTTCTTTGTGTAGGTAAAGTTTGTTTTTTCGGCTCACTAGGGGGTGGTGGTGGAGGTGTCGAAGGTATCCTTAACTGATGGGAGCCTGTACTTCTCGGTGACTCAGTCTGCATGGGTGTCGGTGTTGTCACTTTAACACTTTCCAACAGGTTGATACCACTTAAACTCTTCGGTAGTGGTGGTAGGCCTTGCAGAGCTGACATACTGACCGCCCTGGGCCTCTGGATGATGGGGctggaagaagaagaagaagaaccaTCTAGAGTAATCTGACAGCTAGAGTATTTAACAGGTCTTCCGCTTTCCTCTTCGACTTGGTACCAATTGGAATGTTTTATC
This Homalodisca vitripennis isolate AUS2020 chromosome 3, UT_GWSS_2.1, whole genome shotgun sequence DNA region includes the following protein-coding sequences:
- the LOC124356815 gene encoding leucine repeat adapter protein 25-like isoform X2, producing the protein MSALQGLPPLPKSLSGINLLESVKVTTPTPMQTESPRSTGSHQLRIPSTPPPPPPSEPKKQTLPTQRKMTTLDTQLAILRKEMFSLRELDLSLLSQLWSLNESIQEFRQMQEAFSPPSPSSDVEDDIIYSNLSALPEHQAYPLSSSSSRSSTMDLGDV